From one bacterium genomic stretch:
- a CDS encoding sigma-70 family RNA polymerase sigma factor, protein MREIVRVPLLTREQEVELAKRIEAAEDGELICILESPLAVVELLDLADQIRSGEQEVRSLFPYWGDRDGEDDALRKPLLAAFTQLRRAQLHEARGGAELARNASTHAQRFSTLGIQKDLVSLISRRLSRIVEQDPRAQSSVDALRFAHERATAVKAELIEANLRLVVSVARRYTNRGMGLLDLIQEGNLGVIKAVDKFEYRRGYKFSTYATWWIRQSITRALADQARTIRIPVHMIEIMNKIRRAQSDFLHRLGREATEQEMADQLELPLEKVRIALRIAKEPISLETPVGEGGDGQLRDLVEDHTSPRTGDELIERDLTAQTRHILSTLAPREEAVLRMRFGIGTSSDHTLDEVGKSFSVTRERIRQIEAKALSRLRHPRRAKVLRPFMD, encoded by the coding sequence ATGCGCGAGATCGTTCGTGTTCCCCTGCTGACCCGCGAACAAGAGGTCGAGCTGGCCAAGCGTATCGAAGCGGCCGAGGACGGGGAACTGATCTGCATTCTCGAGTCACCGCTCGCCGTCGTCGAGCTACTTGACCTGGCAGATCAGATCCGGTCCGGCGAGCAAGAGGTGAGAAGCCTCTTTCCGTACTGGGGAGATCGCGACGGGGAAGACGACGCACTGCGTAAACCGCTACTTGCCGCCTTCACACAGCTTCGGCGCGCTCAGCTCCATGAAGCTCGAGGGGGGGCGGAGCTCGCGAGAAATGCATCTACGCATGCGCAGCGCTTCAGCACACTCGGCATTCAGAAAGACCTCGTAAGTCTGATCTCGCGCCGACTGAGCCGAATTGTGGAACAAGACCCACGAGCCCAGAGCTCTGTCGACGCGTTGCGTTTCGCGCATGAGCGCGCGACCGCAGTGAAGGCCGAGTTGATCGAAGCCAATCTGCGGCTGGTCGTTTCCGTGGCCCGGAGGTACACGAATCGTGGCATGGGCCTCCTGGATTTGATTCAGGAAGGCAATCTGGGTGTGATAAAGGCGGTCGACAAATTCGAGTACCGCCGCGGCTACAAGTTCTCCACGTACGCCACCTGGTGGATTCGCCAGTCGATCACGCGCGCGCTCGCCGACCAGGCGCGTACGATCCGCATTCCCGTACACATGATCGAGATCATGAACAAGATTCGGCGCGCACAGAGCGACTTCCTCCACAGACTCGGACGCGAAGCGACGGAACAGGAGATGGCCGATCAGTTGGAGCTTCCGCTGGAAAAGGTTCGGATAGCTCTGAGAATCGCAAAAGAGCCGATCTCTTTGGAAACTCCGGTCGGAGAAGGTGGCGACGGCCAGTTGAGAGATCTCGTCGAGGATCATACTTCGCCCCGAACGGGTGACGAGCTGATCGAACGGGACCTCACCGCTCAGACGCGGCACATACTGTCGACCCTCGCACCGCGCGAAGAGGCCGTGTTGCGTATGCGCTTCGGCATCGGGACATCCAGCGATCACACCCTGGACGAAGTCGGTAAGAGTTTCTCTGTAACTCGCGAGCGAATCCGCCAGATAGAAGCGAAAGCGCTCAGCCGACTGAGACATCCCAGGAGAGCCAAGGTGCTTCGCCCATTCATGGACTGA